Proteins found in one Sorghum bicolor cultivar BTx623 chromosome 1, Sorghum_bicolor_NCBIv3, whole genome shotgun sequence genomic segment:
- the LOC8083960 gene encoding muscle M-line assembly protein unc-89, with product MGIPSRHPDHEEEEEYDDALFYEDIQAPKFVDLTAPDAGRPDDDPAWFCIRVGCDQNHEQVDPEALDRSFFMRVMAARSPNVRLQKAISRKNQSSMMKCPQSAPPKPPRARFARLSADTEAAEKAPAKPKPMVQRICALRASPVRTKAARVECPSERKKALTTPRSKPVRPRPELFHSVKHQKEPFAAAARKGTVVKALFMSTPKKEPVRTPAADKGKEAVSEAGSKPRKLNLACREVPSRYMSQLKNPKTPKKGEETTVAKSEKRGQESKTNVKKKILGRSAKCASAEHDGENRNGCSSTAADENSLAETASSNQERNVVLQELRIEVDTSRSDNSDDNKENLSTAAPSEESMNNSHSESENRQLENNENVPLKKNVALKVAKLQSKVHQEQAGKLKKTTNPRPFRLRTDERGVLKEAKPEKRHPFAENNSMAVLKDPNRGPTTMDKHIHGKGLDKPTCGKKQMKQSTQIVTGQQQLVGESRPAFNSTKCKAVKPQTVSRVAASSSARTAKTASGLVAPSRVGKERKATVKLSRFQTTVA from the exons ATGGGTATCCCGTCGAGGCACCCGGaccacgaggaggaggaggagtacgACGATGCCTTGTTCTACGAGGACATCCAGGCGCCCAAGTTCGTCGACCTCACCGCGCCCGACGCCGGCCGCCCCGACGACGACCCCGCCTGGTTCTGCATCCGAGTCG GTTGCGACCAGAACCATGAGCAGGTCGATCCGGAGGCCCTGGACAGGAGCTTCTTTATGCGG GTCATGGCGGCGAGAAGCCCCAACGTGCGGCTACAGAAGGCTATCAGCAGGAAGAACCAGAG CTCGATGATGAAATGCCCGCAATCTGCGCCGCCGAAGCCTCCGAGGGCTCGGTTCGCGAGGCTGAGCGCGGACACGGAGGCTGCGGAGAAGGCGCCGGCAAAGCCCAAGCCAATGGTCCAGCGGATCTGCGCCCTGCGAGCGTCCCCAGTCCGTACCAAGGCTGCGCGGGTCGAATGTCCCAGCGAGAGGAAGAAGGCACTGACGACGCCGCGGAGCAAGCCCGTCCGGCCGAGGCCGGAGCTGTTCCACAGCGTGAAGCACCAGAAGGAGCCGTTCGCTGCTGCAGCCAGAAAGGGGACGGTCGTCAAGGCTCTGTTCATGAGCACGCCAAAGAAGGAGCCGGTCCGAACGCCGGCGGCAGACAAGGGCAAGGAGGCGGTGTCCGAGGCCGGTTCCAAGCCGAGGAAGCTGAACTTGGCCTGCCGGGAGGTGCCGAGCAGGTACATGTCTCAGCTGAAGAATCCCAAGACTCCCAAGAAGGGTGAAGAGACCACGGTGGCCAAGAGCGAGAAGAGGGGACAAGAATCCAAGACGAATGTCAAGAAGAAAATTTTAGGACGCTCGGCGAAGTGTGCTAGTGCCGAACATGATGGAGAGAACCGAAATGGTTGCAGCAGCACTGCAGCAGACGAGAACTCACTTGCAGAAACTGCTAGCTCCAATCAGGAAAGGAATGTGGTGCTGCAGGAATTGAGAATTGAGGTTGATACATCGCGATCTGACAATTCTGATGACAACAAGGAGAATCTGTCGACTGCTGCTCCGAGTGAAGAATCAATGAACAATTCGCATTCTGAAAGTGAAAACAGACAGTTGGAGAACAACGAGAATGTTCCTCTGAAGAAAAATGTTGCTCTGAAG GTGGCTAAATTGCAGAGCAAAGTGCATCAAGAGCAAGCAGGAAAGCTCAAGAAAACTACCAATCCTAGGCCATTCAGGCTAAGGACTGAT GAAAGAGGTGTCCTTAAAGAAGCAAAACCAGAAAAAAGGCACCCGTTCGCTGAGAACAACTCCATGGCAGTACTCAAGGATCCAAACAGAGGACCAacg ACAATGGACAAACACATCCACGGCAAGGGACTAGACAAGCCGACCTGCGGCAAGAAACAG ATGAAGCAAAGCACCCAGATTGTAACGGGTCAGCAACAGCTAGTTGGTGAGTCCAGGCCCGCCTTCAACAGCACCAAATGCAAAGCTGTGAAACCGCAGACAGTTTCTAGGGTTGCTGCATCATCATCAGCACGAACAGCCAAAACAGCAAG TGGCCTTGTGGCACCTTCCCGGGTTGGCAAGGAGAGGAAGGCTACCGTGAAACTGTCGAGGTTTCAAACAACAGTTGCTTGA